A window of the Lysinibacillus irui genome harbors these coding sequences:
- the sufB gene encoding Fe-S cluster assembly protein SufB, with amino-acid sequence MAKKMPDIGDYKYGFHDKDVSIFRSKRGLTEEIVREISNMKQEPEWMLEYRLKALETFYTKPMPQWGGDLGDLDFDEITYYVKPSEATQRSWDEVPDEIKATFDKLGIPEAEQKYLAGVSAQYESEVVYHNMKKDLEDLGIVFKDTDSALRENEDIFKQYWGKVIPYTDNKFAALNSAVWSGGSFIYVPPGVKVETPLQAYFRINSENMGQFERTLIIVDEGAHVHYVEGCTAPVYTTNSLHSAVVEIVVRKDAYCRYTTIQNWANNVYNLVTKRTVVEENGTMEWIDGNIGSKLTMKYPACILKGEGARGMTLSIALAGKGQHQHAGAKMIHMAPNTSSTIVSKSIAKQGGKVTYMGQVRFGPKASGARANIECDTLIMDNQSTSDTIPYNEIFNDNVSLEHEAKVSKVSEEQLFYLMSRGISEEEATEMIVMGFIEPFTKELPMEYAVEMNRLIKFEMEGSIG; translated from the coding sequence ATGGCTAAAAAAATGCCTGATATCGGCGATTACAAATACGGATTCCATGACAAGGACGTATCAATTTTCCGTTCAAAACGTGGTTTGACTGAAGAAATCGTCCGTGAAATTTCTAATATGAAACAAGAGCCAGAGTGGATGCTTGAGTACCGCTTAAAAGCACTTGAAACTTTTTATACAAAACCAATGCCACAATGGGGTGGCGATCTTGGGGATTTAGATTTTGATGAAATTACGTACTATGTAAAACCATCAGAAGCAACACAACGCTCATGGGATGAAGTACCTGATGAAATCAAAGCTACTTTTGATAAATTAGGTATTCCAGAAGCAGAGCAAAAATATCTTGCTGGGGTATCTGCTCAATACGAATCTGAGGTAGTTTATCATAACATGAAAAAAGACCTTGAGGATCTTGGAATTGTGTTCAAAGATACAGACTCAGCATTACGTGAAAACGAAGATATTTTCAAACAATATTGGGGTAAAGTTATTCCTTATACTGACAATAAATTCGCTGCATTAAACTCAGCTGTATGGTCAGGTGGATCATTTATCTATGTACCACCAGGTGTTAAAGTCGAAACTCCATTACAAGCTTACTTCCGTATTAACTCTGAAAATATGGGTCAATTCGAACGTACACTTATTATTGTAGATGAAGGCGCTCACGTACACTATGTTGAAGGTTGTACAGCTCCTGTTTACACAACAAACTCTTTACACTCAGCGGTTGTAGAAATCGTTGTACGTAAAGATGCATATTGCCGTTATACAACAATTCAAAACTGGGCGAACAACGTTTACAACCTTGTAACGAAACGTACAGTTGTAGAAGAAAACGGTACTATGGAATGGATTGATGGTAACATTGGTTCTAAATTAACAATGAAATACCCAGCATGTATCCTAAAGGGTGAAGGTGCTCGTGGTATGACATTATCCATTGCATTAGCAGGTAAAGGACAGCACCAACATGCTGGCGCAAAAATGATCCATATGGCACCAAATACATCTTCAACAATCGTTTCTAAATCGATTGCAAAACAAGGTGGTAAAGTAACGTATATGGGACAAGTTCGTTTCGGTCCTAAAGCAAGTGGTGCACGTGCTAACATCGAGTGTGATACACTGATCATGGATAACCAATCTACTTCTGATACAATTCCATACAATGAGATCTTTAATGATAATGTTTCTTTAGAGCATGAAGCAAAAGTTTCAAAAGTATCTGAAGAGCAATTATTCTACTTAATGTCTCGCGGAATTTCTGAAGAAGAAGCGACAGAAATGATCGTAATGGGCTTCATTGAGCCATTTACAAAAGAATTACCAATGGAATACGCAGTAGAGATGAACCGTCTTATCAAGTTCGAGATGGAAGGTTCTATCGGTTAA
- the sufU gene encoding Fe-S cluster assembly sulfur transfer protein SufU: MSFNNLDQLYRSVIMDHYKNPRNKGSLEEDAVTIDMNNPTCGDRIHLTLKVTDGVVEDAKFDGEGCSISMSSASMMTQLIKGKKVEEAVELSDIFSKMMMGEEYSDKYDLEDVEALQGVSQFPARIKCATLAWKAMEKGVK; the protein is encoded by the coding sequence ATGTCTTTTAATAATTTAGATCAACTATATCGTTCAGTTATTATGGATCACTATAAAAATCCTCGTAATAAAGGATCTTTAGAAGAGGATGCTGTAACGATTGATATGAACAATCCAACTTGTGGCGACCGTATTCACTTAACATTGAAAGTGACAGACGGTGTTGTAGAGGATGCGAAATTTGACGGTGAAGGCTGTTCAATATCTATGTCCTCTGCATCGATGATGACACAGCTTATCAAAGGGAAGAAAGTAGAGGAAGCAGTAGAGCTTTCCGATATTTTTTCTAAAATGATGATGGGCGAAGAGTACAGCGATAAATATGACCTTGAGGATGTTGAAGCACTGCAAGGTGTATCACAATTTCCTGCACGTATTAAATGTGCGACATTAGCTTGGAAAGCGATGGAAAAAGGTGTGAAATAA
- a CDS encoding cysteine desulfurase: MMNKDIKSYFPILNQDVNGHRLVYLDSAATSQKPVQVIEAIKAYYEFDNSNVHRGVHTLGNRATDKYEGAREKVRKFINAQSTQEIIFTRGTTTALNTVASSYGRANVAEGDEIVITQMEHHSNIIPWQQLAKEKNATLKYIELEADGTISLEKVRATITPNTKIVSVSMASNVLGTINPIKEIAQIAHANGAVMVADGAQAAPHMKIDVQDLDVDFLGFSGHKMCGPTGIGVLYGKKEHLEKMEPIEFGGEMIDFVGLYESTWKELPWKFEGGTPIIAGAIGLGAAIDFLTDIGLDKIAEHEHKLAGYAMDQLETIDGLKIFGPRDPMKRCGLVTFNLDDVHPHDVATVLDMNGIAVRAGHHCAQPLMKCLQQVATARASFYLYNTEEDIDRLVAGLRSAKEYFGDVF; the protein is encoded by the coding sequence ATGATGAATAAAGACATTAAAAGCTATTTCCCAATTTTGAATCAAGATGTAAATGGGCATAGACTTGTTTATCTTGATAGTGCAGCGACGTCTCAAAAACCTGTTCAAGTGATTGAGGCCATTAAGGCTTATTATGAATTTGATAATTCTAATGTACATCGTGGTGTGCATACATTAGGAAACCGTGCTACAGATAAATATGAGGGTGCACGTGAAAAGGTTCGAAAGTTTATAAATGCTCAATCAACACAGGAAATTATTTTCACACGTGGTACAACAACAGCTTTAAATACAGTAGCATCAAGTTATGGACGTGCAAATGTTGCCGAGGGTGATGAAATTGTCATTACGCAAATGGAGCATCACTCCAATATTATTCCTTGGCAACAGCTAGCTAAAGAGAAAAATGCGACATTGAAATATATTGAGCTAGAAGCAGATGGCACGATTAGTCTGGAAAAAGTACGTGCGACGATTACGCCTAACACAAAAATCGTTTCGGTATCAATGGCCTCAAACGTACTTGGAACAATTAATCCCATTAAAGAAATTGCTCAAATTGCACATGCTAATGGAGCGGTTATGGTTGCCGATGGTGCTCAAGCTGCCCCACATATGAAAATTGATGTGCAAGATTTGGATGTCGATTTCTTAGGTTTCTCTGGGCATAAAATGTGCGGTCCAACAGGAATAGGTGTACTATATGGTAAAAAGGAACACCTTGAAAAAATGGAGCCAATTGAGTTTGGTGGCGAAATGATTGACTTTGTTGGGCTTTATGAGTCAACGTGGAAGGAATTACCGTGGAAATTTGAAGGTGGAACGCCTATTATTGCAGGTGCAATAGGTTTAGGTGCCGCTATTGATTTCTTAACTGATATTGGGCTAGATAAAATTGCGGAGCATGAGCATAAGCTTGCGGGCTATGCAATGGATCAGCTTGAAACAATCGACGGTTTAAAAATTTTCGGCCCACGTGACCCAATGAAGCGTTGTGGACTTGTGACATTTAACTTAGATGATGTACATCCACATGATGTGGCAACGGTGCTTGACATGAACGGTATTGCTGTTCGTGCAGGACATCATTGTGCACAGCCACTAATGAAATGTCTTCAGCAAGTAGCGACAGCACGAGCAAGCTTCTATCTGTACAATACAGAGGAGGATATTGACCGTTTAGTCGCAGGGTTACGTTCTGCGAAGGAGTATTTTGGCGATGTCTTTTAA
- the sufD gene encoding Fe-S cluster assembly protein SufD, translated as MTVELNLPVTVQDVRSFSEANGEPTWFTELRAAALDKVTGLDLPKPDRTNITKWDFMNFPTFTVHSEAFPSLDALPEEAKGLIDLEAQENLYIQRNNTPAYIKTSQELADKGVIFTDIFTAVREHGELVQKYFMTEAVKVDEHKLTALHTALVNGGVFVYVPKNVVIEQPLQVVFLNDNAEASLYNHVLVVAEANSAVTYVETYISTVEEAKGQANIIAEVVVQDNAQVTYGAVDVLAKGYTTYVNRRARLARDAKVDWALGLMNDSDTISENITHLIGDGSHADTKTVVVGRGEQKLNFTTEVRHWGKNSNGHILKHGVMKDAAQSIFNGIGYIEHGATKADAQQESRVLMLSEKARGDANPILLIDEDDVTAGHAASVGRVDPLQLYYLMSRGISKAEAERLVIHGFLAPVVTQLPIEGVQKQLTEVIERKVR; from the coding sequence ATGACAGTGGAACTTAACTTGCCTGTAACAGTACAGGACGTGCGCTCGTTCTCAGAAGCAAACGGTGAACCAACTTGGTTTACAGAGCTTCGCGCGGCAGCACTAGACAAAGTAACTGGTTTAGATTTGCCAAAACCAGATAGAACTAATATTACAAAATGGGATTTCATGAACTTCCCAACATTTACAGTTCATAGTGAGGCATTCCCTTCATTGGACGCTTTACCTGAAGAAGCAAAAGGTTTAATTGACCTTGAAGCACAGGAAAACCTATATATTCAACGTAATAATACACCAGCTTACATTAAGACATCACAAGAGCTTGCAGATAAAGGTGTTATTTTTACCGATATCTTTACAGCAGTTCGTGAACATGGTGAGCTTGTACAAAAATACTTTATGACTGAAGCAGTTAAAGTGGATGAGCATAAGTTAACAGCACTTCATACTGCACTTGTTAATGGTGGTGTGTTTGTATACGTACCAAAAAATGTAGTTATTGAACAACCACTTCAAGTTGTTTTCTTAAACGATAATGCAGAAGCTTCACTATACAACCACGTGTTAGTAGTAGCAGAAGCAAACTCTGCTGTAACATATGTGGAAACATATATTTCTACAGTGGAAGAGGCAAAAGGCCAAGCGAATATTATTGCGGAAGTTGTAGTCCAAGATAATGCTCAAGTAACATACGGTGCGGTAGATGTCCTTGCAAAAGGCTATACAACATACGTAAATCGTCGTGCACGTTTAGCTCGTGATGCTAAAGTTGACTGGGCTCTTGGTTTAATGAATGACTCAGACACGATTTCTGAAAACATTACGCATTTAATTGGTGACGGTTCTCATGCAGATACTAAAACAGTAGTGGTTGGTCGTGGAGAACAAAAACTTAACTTCACTACAGAGGTTCGTCATTGGGGTAAAAACTCTAACGGGCATATCCTAAAGCATGGTGTCATGAAGGATGCAGCACAATCTATCTTTAACGGTATTGGCTATATCGAGCATGGTGCGACAAAAGCTGATGCACAGCAAGAATCACGTGTATTAATGCTATCAGAAAAAGCTCGTGGGGATGCAAACCCAATTCTCTTAATTGATGAAGATGATGTAACAGCAGGACACGCAGCGTCTGTTGGTCGAGTAGATCCATTACAGCTTTACTATTTAATGAGTCGTGGTATCTCGAAAGCAGAAGCAGAGCGCCTTGTTATCCATGGATTCCTTGCGCCAGTTGTTACGCAATTACCAATCGAAGGCGTTCAAAAGCAACTGACGGAGGTTATTGAAAGGAAAGTTCGCTAA
- the sufC gene encoding Fe-S cluster assembly ATPase SufC, which produces MSTLVIKDLHVAIDGKEILKGVNLTINTNEIHAIMGPNGTGKSTLASAIMGHPKYEVTSGTVELDGENVLEMEVDERAQAGLFLAMQYPSEIAGVTNADFLRSAINARREEGDEISLMKFIRELDKNMEFLEMNEDMAQRYLNEGFSGGEKKRNEILQLMMIKPTFAILDEIDSGLDIDALKVVSKGINAMRGEGFGCLMITHYQRLLNYITPDHVHVMMQGRVVKSGGAELAQRLEAEGYDWIKKELGIEEETEEQEA; this is translated from the coding sequence ATGTCAACTTTAGTAATTAAAGATCTTCACGTTGCTATCGACGGGAAAGAGATTTTAAAAGGCGTAAATCTTACAATTAATACAAATGAAATTCACGCAATCATGGGACCAAACGGAACTGGTAAATCAACACTAGCTTCTGCTATTATGGGTCATCCTAAATATGAAGTAACTTCAGGTACTGTTGAGCTTGATGGTGAAAATGTACTTGAAATGGAAGTGGACGAGCGTGCTCAAGCGGGATTATTCCTAGCTATGCAATATCCATCTGAAATTGCAGGTGTAACAAATGCTGACTTCTTACGTTCAGCCATTAATGCACGTCGTGAAGAAGGCGATGAAATTTCATTAATGAAATTTATCCGTGAATTAGATAAAAATATGGAATTCCTAGAAATGAATGAAGATATGGCTCAACGCTATTTAAATGAAGGTTTCTCTGGCGGTGAGAAAAAACGTAATGAGATTCTTCAATTAATGATGATTAAACCAACATTTGCTATTTTAGACGAAATCGACTCTGGTCTTGATATCGATGCACTTAAAGTAGTATCAAAGGGTATCAACGCAATGCGCGGTGAAGGCTTTGGCTGCTTAATGATTACGCACTATCAACGTCTATTAAACTACATTACTCCAGACCATGTACACGTAATGATGCAAGGACGTGTTGTTAAATCTGGTGGTGCAGAACTTGCACAACGTTTAGAAGCAGAAGGTTATGACTGGATTAAAAAAGAATTAGGTATCGAAGAAGAAACAGAAGAACAAGAAGCATAA
- a CDS encoding LysR family transcriptional regulator, whose product MELRQLRYFVEVAEREHISEAAEHLHVAQSAISRQIANLEDELGTPLFERVGRNVKLTPIGKTFLEHTITALKAIDFAAKQVEEYLDPAKGSIKIGFPTSLASYVLPTVISAFKREFPDLQFQLRQGSYRFLIDAVKNRELNLAFLGPLPPKDESIQSTILFTENIAALLPANHPLAKRESIQLAELRNDLFVLFPDGYILHKVAMDACRAAGFLPNVISEGEDLDALKGLVAAGIGVSLLPESSLYDSAARFTVKVPIESPTIPRTVGIISPVNREIAPSEVIFLDFVKNFFSRLSQFQ is encoded by the coding sequence GTGGAGTTACGTCAATTACGCTATTTTGTAGAAGTTGCTGAACGTGAGCATATTTCAGAAGCCGCCGAGCATCTCCATGTAGCCCAATCTGCCATTAGTCGGCAAATCGCCAATCTTGAAGATGAGTTAGGTACTCCATTATTCGAGCGTGTTGGACGAAATGTTAAATTAACCCCTATAGGGAAGACGTTTCTAGAACATACCATAACAGCATTAAAGGCTATTGATTTTGCTGCCAAACAGGTGGAAGAATATCTTGATCCTGCTAAAGGCTCGATTAAAATTGGATTTCCAACAAGTTTGGCAAGCTATGTCCTACCTACCGTTATATCAGCCTTTAAACGAGAATTTCCTGATTTACAATTCCAACTGCGACAAGGATCTTACCGATTTTTGATTGATGCTGTCAAAAATAGAGAATTAAATCTAGCCTTTCTGGGTCCTCTTCCCCCAAAGGACGAATCGATTCAATCCACAATCCTGTTTACTGAAAATATTGCTGCTCTTTTACCGGCCAATCACCCATTAGCTAAAAGAGAGAGTATCCAGCTTGCAGAGTTAAGAAATGATCTATTTGTATTATTTCCCGATGGCTATATTTTACATAAAGTCGCGATGGACGCTTGTCGAGCTGCTGGCTTCTTGCCAAATGTAATTTCTGAAGGGGAAGATTTAGATGCACTAAAAGGATTAGTGGCTGCTGGCATAGGTGTTAGCCTATTACCTGAAAGCTCCCTTTATGATTCTGCCGCTCGATTTACTGTCAAGGTTCCGATTGAATCTCCCACAATACCTAGAACAGTTGGTATTATCTCCCCTGTTAATCGAGAAATCGCACCCTCAGAAGTCATATTTTTAGATTTTGTGAAAAACTTCTTTTCCCGCCTTTCCCAATTCCAATAA
- a CDS encoding glycosyl hydrolase family 18 protein — translation MKNIMLFICIALLFITACSNSKEQPAKAKEEFNDKEKLRLSIWLPEWQNKSAMKDVENSQLGLQDIRVFGAYFNSKDELLLTENAVDMLQKTKQQFNDSHHVILTLINDYVTENAPSVQKDSTLLHRLLQDSSARQKHIGNILRVVEQYQVNGIEIDYEKVAKDDLQNYILFLEELYQELSKKDVTLHVVLEPRFPFDVKLPDGPHYTVMAYNVHGYHSGPGAKATFSFLDDLVTKIKKSNQDLAIAFATGGFDWVAQGKTVALTELEAEQLLADRKAAKQRDQASGAVYFSYVDDNNVSHEVWYADQETLEKWVTYVQKKSYHDVVLWRAGGLGEKTIEWIAEQSTE, via the coding sequence GTGAAGAATATTATGTTATTTATTTGTATTGCGCTACTATTTATTACAGCTTGTAGTAATAGTAAAGAACAGCCAGCTAAAGCAAAGGAAGAATTTAACGATAAGGAGAAGCTCCGATTATCTATTTGGTTACCAGAATGGCAAAATAAATCCGCCATGAAAGATGTGGAAAATTCTCAACTTGGATTACAAGATATACGTGTTTTTGGCGCATATTTTAATAGCAAGGATGAACTATTGTTAACAGAAAATGCCGTAGATATGTTGCAAAAGACCAAGCAGCAATTTAATGATTCCCATCATGTGATCCTAACACTCATCAATGATTATGTAACAGAGAATGCCCCATCTGTTCAAAAGGATAGCACGCTTTTGCATAGATTATTGCAGGATTCCTCAGCAAGGCAAAAGCATATTGGAAATATTTTGCGGGTTGTGGAACAATATCAAGTAAATGGCATTGAGATTGATTATGAAAAGGTGGCTAAAGATGACCTTCAAAACTATATCCTATTTTTAGAAGAGCTTTACCAAGAGCTTTCCAAAAAGGATGTTACATTGCATGTTGTACTCGAACCACGCTTTCCTTTTGATGTGAAATTGCCAGATGGACCTCACTATACAGTAATGGCCTATAATGTTCATGGTTACCACAGTGGGCCAGGTGCTAAAGCTACTTTTTCTTTTCTAGATGATTTAGTAACAAAAATAAAGAAGTCTAATCAAGATTTAGCTATCGCCTTTGCCACTGGAGGTTTCGATTGGGTAGCTCAGGGCAAAACAGTCGCTTTAACAGAGCTTGAGGCCGAACAATTACTAGCCGATAGAAAAGCAGCTAAGCAGCGTGATCAAGCAAGTGGAGCCGTTTATTTTTCATATGTAGATGACAATAATGTCAGCCATGAAGTTTGGTATGCTGATCAAGAAACGCTAGAAAAATGGGTTACTTACGTACAGAAGAAAAGCTATCATGACGTTGTATTATGGCGTGCAGGAGGCTTAGGAGAGAAAACAATAGAATGGATTGCTGAGCAATCAACAGAATAA
- a CDS encoding polysaccharide deacetylase family protein, whose amino-acid sequence MNGKSVELQPAKKNRRKIIRSIAQLIIVVLLAVILIKAVFLTEKRGAETVPLNNKEGFIALSYFGVSRNESPKYVSKKNLEEQLTLLEKQGYQTITQKDILDFYQHDKPLPEKALYLSFEDGRTDSSIFAQNIMEKLNYKATMFTYANKMDTTDNKFLKPKDLKLMEKSGYWEMGSNGYRLTYINIFNDKGQSLGVIDENNVPNKTTIEYYNHYLMDFIRNQYMIPSETRQEMEARIKKDYNLMQDIYHEELGEVPKAYAIMHANSLYNNMDPLVESVNNKEIKDKFRMHFNRELGAYNDKEADLYNLSRLQVSPYWSTNHVMMKIRQASRQNVQFKIGDREVAQHWEVINGAAEYENNEITLTSAPSSEGRILLKEQLPDQYNVNFAFKGNVVGQQAFYVNYDEKTNSYLRIALVDNEIVISEKLPGGGIVEKERFPLNEIKWNEEEYAFNKATVYTYHDTQKGSRIDEEEYPRNLTEKRVFNIAINKDKIEIDVDNVLSETVQINPKLQGAQIGFGALYSNKNTSHEQYADDIYDTLIEDILITDKNHQTIFTNQYTNFEKVKYKSTALFNHVVDFFIETF is encoded by the coding sequence ATGAACGGAAAAAGTGTAGAGCTTCAGCCAGCTAAAAAAAATCGTCGGAAAATCATTCGTTCGATCGCTCAATTAATTATAGTAGTATTGTTAGCTGTCATTTTAATTAAAGCTGTTTTTCTAACAGAGAAAAGAGGAGCTGAAACAGTTCCATTAAATAATAAAGAGGGTTTTATTGCCCTTTCCTATTTTGGCGTCAGTAGAAATGAATCACCTAAATATGTGTCTAAAAAGAATTTAGAAGAACAATTAACTTTGTTAGAAAAACAAGGGTATCAAACTATTACTCAAAAGGATATTTTAGACTTCTATCAGCATGATAAACCATTGCCGGAAAAAGCTTTGTATCTATCATTTGAAGATGGTCGTACAGATTCTAGTATTTTTGCTCAAAATATTATGGAAAAATTAAATTATAAGGCAACGATGTTTACGTATGCCAATAAAATGGATACAACCGATAATAAATTTTTAAAGCCTAAAGATTTAAAGTTGATGGAAAAAAGTGGTTATTGGGAAATGGGCTCCAATGGATATAGGTTAACTTATATTAATATTTTTAATGATAAAGGACAGTCCTTAGGCGTCATCGATGAAAACAACGTACCGAATAAAACAACAATAGAATACTATAATCACTATTTAATGGATTTTATTCGTAATCAATATATGATACCAAGTGAAACTCGACAAGAGATGGAGGCTCGAATTAAGAAGGACTACAATTTAATGCAGGATATCTATCATGAAGAGCTGGGGGAAGTCCCTAAAGCCTACGCAATTATGCATGCAAACTCACTTTATAACAATATGGATCCTCTCGTGGAAAGTGTCAATAACAAAGAAATTAAGGACAAGTTTCGTATGCATTTTAATCGAGAATTAGGGGCCTACAATGATAAAGAGGCAGATCTTTATAATTTAAGCCGATTACAAGTATCGCCATATTGGTCAACCAATCATGTGATGATGAAGATCAGACAGGCCAGTAGACAAAACGTACAATTTAAAATAGGAGATCGGGAAGTAGCTCAACACTGGGAAGTGATAAATGGTGCGGCAGAATATGAAAATAATGAGATCACCTTAACTTCAGCTCCATCAAGTGAAGGCAGAATTCTTCTAAAGGAGCAACTGCCAGATCAATATAATGTGAATTTTGCGTTTAAAGGGAATGTGGTTGGCCAACAAGCTTTCTATGTAAATTATGATGAAAAAACAAATAGTTATTTACGAATTGCACTAGTCGATAATGAGATTGTAATAAGTGAAAAATTACCAGGCGGGGGAATTGTCGAAAAAGAACGCTTTCCATTAAATGAAATTAAGTGGAATGAAGAAGAATACGCATTTAATAAAGCAACAGTTTACACTTACCATGATACGCAAAAAGGGTCACGTATAGATGAAGAAGAGTACCCAAGAAACCTAACGGAAAAAAGAGTATTTAACATTGCTATAAATAAGGATAAAATAGAAATAGATGTAGATAATGTATTATCCGAGACCGTTCAAATAAATCCGAAATTACAAGGGGCACAGATTGGATTTGGTGCGTTGTACAGTAATAAGAACACTTCACATGAACAGTATGCAGATGATATTTACGATACATTAATTGAAGATATTTTGATTACAGATAAAAACCATCAAACTATTTTTACGAACCAATATACGAATTTCGAGAAGGTTAAGTATAAATCCACTGCGTTATTTAATCATGTCGTTGATTTCTTTATCGAGACCTTCTAA
- a CDS encoding glycosyltransferase family 2 protein — protein sequence MKTKKEILTIPRSDRRILSNIPDPENVRSLVNRRGASYQKEEIDPTDVNEIYRLQQLSLRYETHFEVHIKRVKRQVSVEKLYAEDISVTGILVYSNQPHQFLIDEILTMKFTIPGGAMPEGYEAKMKLKAKVVRYFTKEVDGELRYYAACEFLQPLNEYMTKKRWGISIFMASLFLLVVSLIVMLMRAESVIYFRFNKFLYLYSIIAATFLLSRYLFGIFYKSVPINPKFEPGVSIIIPVFNEEEWIHRTISSCINQYYPVDKLEVIVVDDCSTDRTEEKANDMINLIHQEGERFKTNDRLKFYKLPQNGGKREALVAGVHQAKHDLVVFVDSDSFLEPHAIRNLVQPFQDPKMGGVAGRTEVENKFTNALTKLQTVRYYIAFRIMKAAESWFDTVTCLSGPLACYRKELILKNETAWLNQKFLGQPATFGDDRSMTNYILKTHRTGYQDNAICSTIVPSDTKVFLSQQMRWKRSWLRESLRAFLFMWKKEPFMFLFFIIGLIVPIAAPIVVVYNLIYVPVMYGIFPTTFLIGLLLMAMLMSLAHLFFRKSKLWGFGFIFVLYYEFILLWQMPVAWVTFWKSTWGTRETPQDVLAKEKKMEKQKLRKSRFSMLKIRKKGEKE from the coding sequence ATGAAAACAAAAAAAGAGATCTTAACGATACCACGCTCTGACCGTAGGATTCTTTCAAATATTCCCGATCCCGAAAATGTAAGGAGCCTTGTGAATCGTCGTGGAGCATCCTATCAGAAAGAGGAAATTGATCCGACGGATGTGAATGAAATTTATCGACTTCAACAATTGAGTTTACGCTACGAAACTCATTTTGAGGTTCATATTAAAAGGGTAAAACGCCAAGTGAGCGTAGAAAAACTTTATGCAGAGGATATTTCGGTAACGGGTATCCTCGTTTACTCTAATCAACCTCATCAATTTTTAATAGATGAAATTTTAACAATGAAATTCACCATACCGGGTGGTGCAATGCCTGAGGGCTATGAAGCTAAAATGAAGTTAAAGGCTAAGGTTGTCCGTTATTTTACAAAAGAAGTGGATGGAGAACTACGTTATTATGCTGCCTGTGAATTTTTACAGCCTTTAAACGAATATATGACAAAAAAACGTTGGGGCATTTCTATTTTTATGGCCAGTTTATTTTTATTGGTCGTATCGCTTATTGTCATGTTAATGAGAGCAGAAAGTGTGATTTACTTTAGGTTTAATAAATTTTTATATCTTTATAGTATTATTGCAGCAACATTTCTATTAAGTAGATATTTATTTGGTATTTTTTATAAAAGTGTACCGATCAATCCGAAGTTTGAACCAGGTGTCTCCATTATTATCCCAGTCTTTAATGAGGAAGAGTGGATTCACCGCACGATTTCTAGTTGTATCAATCAATATTACCCAGTGGATAAATTAGAAGTAATCGTTGTTGATGATTGTTCAACGGATCGTACAGAGGAAAAGGCAAACGACATGATTAACCTTATTCATCAGGAGGGTGAAAGATTTAAGACGAATGATCGATTAAAGTTTTATAAGCTTCCGCAAAATGGTGGGAAAAGGGAAGCGTTAGTTGCGGGTGTTCATCAAGCAAAGCATGATTTAGTTGTTTTTGTGGATTCAGATAGTTTTTTAGAACCACATGCAATCCGCAATTTAGTACAACCTTTTCAAGATCCTAAAATGGGCGGTGTGGCTGGTCGAACAGAGGTTGAAAATAAATTTACGAATGCGCTAACTAAATTACAAACGGTTCGTTATTATATTGCCTTCCGTATCATGAAAGCAGCTGAATCATGGTTTGATACGGTTACTTGCTTATCAGGACCACTAGCCTGTTACCGAAAAGAGCTAATTTTAAAAAATGAAACAGCTTGGCTTAATCAAAAATTTCTTGGTCAGCCAGCAACTTTTGGTGATGACCGTAGTATGACGAACTATATTTTAAAAACACATCGAACAGGCTATCAGGACAATGCCATTTGTTCGACAATTGTTCCATCTGACACAAAAGTTTTTCTATCCCAGCAAATGAGATGGAAACGTTCTTGGCTTCGAGAATCATTGCGCGCATTTTTATTTATGTGGAAAAAAGAACCGTTTATGTTCCTTTTCTTCATTATCGGTTTAATTGTGCCGATTGCAGCACCGATTGTCGTTGTTTATAACTTAATTTATGTACCAGTCATGTATGGTATTTTTCCTACAACGTTTTTAATAGGTTTACTATTAATGGCCATGCTAATGAGTTTGGCTCATCTATTCTTTAGAAAAAGTAAACTATGGGGATTTGGTTTTATCTTTGTCCTTTATTATGAATTTATTTTGCTATGGCAGATGCCAGTTGCTTGGGTGACTTTTTGGAAATCTACATGGGGGACAAGGGAAACACCACAGGATGTTCTAGCGAAGGAAAAGAAAATGGAAAAGCAAAAATTACGAAAATCCCGATTTTCGATGTTGAAAATTAGAAAAAAGGGTGAGAAGGAATGA